The Camelus bactrianus isolate YW-2024 breed Bactrian camel chromosome 11, ASM4877302v1, whole genome shotgun sequence genomic interval GGACACACATAcgtgtatattcatatatatacatatatattttttcctttcttaccaTAATGTCAACGCCTAGTCTGAGTATGATCGTTTAGGAGTCGGGGAAGAACCACAGTCTTCATATGAACAGGGCTGGACAGGGAATGTTAGTTTCGGCAGTTTGCTTTCTCCATTCAGATTATTTCTATCAAAGCTCCACCAATTATCTGAAGCCAAACTACAATAACAAGGACCCCGTGGTCCTTCAGGATGGCTGCCTTCACCCTCCTACCTGGGTCACTTAGACTCTTGACATAGGCTACAAAAATTAGTTACCCCactcagggtggggctggggtggcaggAAAAGAGCATGAAAACCACAGATAACCAAGGCATTTTTTCCAAGTGGTCagtttgaaacaaacaaaaacaacttaaTCAGAATCAAGAGAAAATACTGTGTGAGAACCAGGCTGCGGGGCCACCCTCTTAGGACCCAAAGCCTCCTCGTTTGTTCGCAGAGAACGTTGAGATATGAAGGCCGGCACACTGtgtgcttgggggtgggggagggcactgGTCACCTGTCGGCACAGATCAAAGGCTGCTCCTCTATCCGCCCCCTGCACGCACAGGGCCTCCTGCTCACCCGCAGAAGTTCCAGCCCCCAACCGAGCCGGCACACCACACATTTCCCACTGGCTCTGCTGTAGCCAGGTTCTTTGAAGGCCAAGTTGGGAAAGAGCCACACACTTCCCTTTTCCAAAGCTGAATTCTTGCCTGCCCACTGGTCAAGTTCTTGTTTTCAgctcatttttgttgttgttgttgttgtttaaaaaagagaaaaaccaaagagAAGGCAGGTATAACCTTCCACACCTGAACCAGTCTGAGGCTAGCCAGAACCTGCTGGGACGGGGCCCCTCCAGGATGCGCAGTGGCACCTCAATCTCGTCACCTGGAATTTGGTAACAAAACAAGCCCCTTACGAGCCGGCACAGGAGCTGCCCAATTCTGGCTCAGCAGATGCCAGCAGCGAGGGGTGATAGGCCCTGGGCCTTTGTGGGCTTCCTTCTTCACCTGGGGCTGAGCCCTGCCGCCTCTCCCAGACTGAGACGTGGCGAGGTCCTCTTAAACTAACACCAGAGCAGAATCCACTCCATCACCAAGAGTCACCTTAGCACACAGTCTCACCCCACTCCTCAGGGGCTTCTGAAACACACATCTCTCGACCAGAGCAGGTTAGTGAGACATGACTTGAAAAGAGGTAAAGGGGGACAGGGTGGGGCATGAGGAATGAGTCACAGAACGAACAACTTCTCAGCCCTCCACGACACTGTGCTTCTGTGGGGGGCGAGGCACCCACACCCCAAACTGTACCTGGAGATGCAGGAAAATGCAGgagcagagggggaaaaaaaggaacacagtCAGTCATTTAATGCTTCTCTCGTGGTTCTCCCCTACCCTGGTTGCTTCACCGAGTTCTCGGGTATAGGCAGGGCCTGCTCTAGCTGGGGGAGCTGCTGCTCTGGGAGTTTGGGGAGTCCTGCTCATTGATGGTGTTCagcagcaggcaggcaggtggcCGTGGCAGGTGGGGGTGCCCGGACTCTCGGACCTGCTCCTCGGAGTGCTGGCAGAGCCCTTCCTCCTCGTCACCAGGGGGCCGCACGTGGCAGCTGTCGCAGAAGTCCAGGGGCCCGTCCAGAGCGTCGTCGATGAGCGTGTTGAACTCTTTGAGGTCGTCGTCATGGTGGCCCCGGTTGCACACACACACCTCGATGCCCGAGTCACCCGTGAAGCGGCGATGTCTGCCAGGGGTCTTGTCTTTGCTGTCGGGGAGGGCGCTGCCCTGCTCGGAGCTGTAATCTTTCAGCAGCTCCTCCTTACATTCGGAATCCTTCTCCAGGAAGGCCCCAGGGTCTTCCTCCCCTAGGGCGGCCACAGAGCCGCTGGGCTCCATTCCAGGGGCTTTGGTGGCTGCTGGGTCTATGCTGGAGGGCTCAGGGTCAGCGATGCTTGGGGGTCTCGTGCTGCTTCTGCTGGGCCCAGACAAAGGGCTGCTCTGTGCCCCCTGGGAGCCCCTGGTGGGATCGGCGCCTGGGGGGCTGCTGCCTGCAGGGCCACACTGTGcaggcagctgctgctgctgctgtagcTGGAAGGCACTGTATGGTGGGGGAGGAGTTGGAGGTCGGTTCACCACTTCCTCATAAGGAGGTAGTAAATAGTTTGGCAAAAACCCTAAAATGGGGAGGTAGGGAGGAGAAATTACTGCACTGGCAATTGTTCTAGGACAGACTGCAGGCTCACACTAAACATATGTCTCGTCCCACCCCCAGCACACCCACCAAGTGATGGCTACagctctctgttgcaggaagggCACAGGACTGTGAGCGACTTTGCGGAGAAAGAGGGACAGATTGAGAGTGACTGTACCTAGCTTCTTGAAATCTGAGAGCCCCTGAAGTTCCTTCACAGGCAAGGACTTCTGCTAGTCTGGAGTTAGGCAGAGGGTTAGGCAAACGTGGTGACTGGCCGAGAGATTTCTGCCTGGAAGGGACCTGTTTCCACATGCAAGCCAGTCTCATGTTTCTTGCTCAGACTGTGTCCTCCAGCTGCGTCCCACAGGTCTCAGGGTCAGGGACTCTAACTTAAGACTTCCtgaccacctttttttttctccctccctccccctttccagaTGCCTACCATGAAAAGGGCCTTTTTCTGAGAGGTTAGAAATCTGTGTTGTCTCTTACCCTAGCGTGACTAGAGGTGGTC includes:
- the WBP1L gene encoding WW domain binding protein 1-like isoform X2 — encoded protein: MPFLLGLRQDKETCVGTNNQSYICDTGHCCGQSQCCNYYYELWWFWLVWTIIIILSCCCVCHHRRAKHRLQAQQRQHEINLIAYREAHNYSALPFYFRFLPNYLLPPYEEVVNRPPTPPPPYSAFQLQQQQQLPAQCGPAGSSPPGADPTRGSQGAQSSPLSGPSRSSTRPPSIADPEPSSIDPAATKAPGMEPSGSVAALGEEDPGAFLEKDSECKEELLKDYSSEQGSALPDSKDKTPGRHRRFTGDSGIEVCVCNRGHHDDDLKEFNTLIDDALDGPLDFCDSCHVRPPGDEEEGLCQHSEEQVRESGHPHLPRPPACLLLNTINEQDSPNSQSSSSPS
- the WBP1L gene encoding WW domain binding protein 1-like isoform X1: MERRRLLGGMALLLLQALPSPVSARAEPPQDKETCVGTNNQSYICDTGHCCGQSQCCNYYYELWWFWLVWTIIIILSCCCVCHHRRAKHRLQAQQRQHEINLIAYREAHNYSALPFYFRFLPNYLLPPYEEVVNRPPTPPPPYSAFQLQQQQQLPAQCGPAGSSPPGADPTRGSQGAQSSPLSGPSRSSTRPPSIADPEPSSIDPAATKAPGMEPSGSVAALGEEDPGAFLEKDSECKEELLKDYSSEQGSALPDSKDKTPGRHRRFTGDSGIEVCVCNRGHHDDDLKEFNTLIDDALDGPLDFCDSCHVRPPGDEEEGLCQHSEEQVRESGHPHLPRPPACLLLNTINEQDSPNSQSSSSPS